The following are from one region of the Aspergillus luchuensis IFO 4308 DNA, chromosome 4, nearly complete sequence genome:
- the BEM1 gene encoding phosphatidylinositol-3-phosphate-binding protein BEM1 (COG:C;~EggNog:ENOG410PGTP;~InterPro:IPR001452,IPR030507,IPR035550,IPR036028, IPR035549,IPR001683,IPR036871,IPR000270;~PFAM:PF00018,PF00564,PF00787;~go_function: GO:0005515 - protein binding [Evidence IEA];~go_function: GO:0035091 - phosphatidylinositol binding [Evidence IEA];~go_process: GO:0000902 - cell morphogenesis [Evidence IEA]), which translates to MSQLGKGSSAMVYGIVQYDFQAERPDELDAKAGEAIIVIAQSNQEWFVAKPIGRLGGPGLIPVSFLELRDMQTGQAVTDPLEAVRRAGVPKVEEWKKMTAEYKNSSITLGKIDSAGGSSMQSVTSSMDKMSIGRQSQMSQNGQSQGYHTRNASKGSLVQQVSHQSQQSYHQSLMAPIAASIPRYCFDNDKYWYIIEAKMEDGRCWELARYYHDFYDFQIALLTQFEEEAGNRGKPRTLPYMPGPVTHVTDAISNGRRQNLDEYIKKLLAMPPHISRCQLVRQLFAPRPGDFEIDPNAFGEETRFSGGSHHSSANEPSRSVSRQSSQAPIAVHTERNSHQRGQPSLSLSNGAPPPMNRQPSSLTQVSTSSGGAMKVKVFFQDDLIAIRVPNDISLQQLKEKLTDRLKIQDEIVVQYKDEPSGTYVDLATDSDLDTAIQRNSKLTLYVGLA; encoded by the exons ATGTCGCAGTTGGGGAAGGGCTCGAGTGCCATGGTCTATGGCATCGTTCAGTACGACTTCCAGGCCGAGCGACCGGACGAACTAGACGCCAAAGCTGGCGAGGCCATTATTGTTATCGCCCAGTCGAACCAGGAATGGTTTGTCGCCAAACCTATCGGTCGCCTGGGTGGCCCGGGTCTCATCCCCGTTTCCTTCCTCGAACTTCGCGATATGCAGACAGGTCAAGCGGTCACCGATCCGCTTGAAGCTGTGAGGCGTGCCGGCGTGCCGAAGGtggaggaatggaagaagatgacggcCGAGTACAAGaacagcagcatcacgcTGGGCAAGATCGATTCTGCTGGTGGCTCGTCGATGCAGTCCGTCACGTCGAGCATGGACAAGATGTCCATCGGACGTCAGAGTCAAATGAGCCAAAATGGCCAGTCCCAG GGCTACCACACTCGCAATGCTAGTAAAGGGTCTCTTGTGCAACAAGTTTCGCATCAATCGCAGCAGAGTTATCACCAGTCATTGATGGCGCCCATCGCGGCGTCTATTCCCCGGTACTGCTTTGACAACGACAAATACTGGTACATCATCGAGGCCAAAATGGAGGACGGTCGCTGCTGGGAGTTGGCCCGCTACTACCACGACTTTTACGATTTCCAGATCGCACTGTTGACTCAATTCGAGGAGGAAGCCGGTAACCGTGGCAAGCCGCGCACGCTGCCGTATATGCCCGGACCAGTCACCCATGTCACGGACGCCATCTCCAACGGCCGCCGACAGAATTTGGATGAATATATCAAGAAGCTCTTGGCTATGCCGCCCCATATCTCTCGCTGCCAATTGGTCCGTCAGCTCTTCGCTCCCCGCCCCGGTGACTTTGAAATCGATCCCAACGCATTTGGCGAAGAGACCCGGTTCTCCGGTGGCTCGCATCATTCCTCGGCGAATGAGCCGTCACGGAGCGTGTCGCGCCAGTCGTCGCAGGCACCGATTGCCGTTCACACAGAGCGCAACTCGCACCAGCGCGGTcaaccctccctctcacTTTCCAATGGCGCACCACCCCCGATGAACCGCCAACCTAGCTCGTTAACGCAGGTGTCGACGTCGAGCGGCGGTGCCATGAAAGTCAAGGTTTTCTTCCAGGATGACCTCATTGCGATCCGGGTCCCGAACGACATCAGCCTTCAGCAgctcaaggagaagctcaCGGACCGTCTAAAGATTCAGGATGAAATTGTGGTCCAGTACAAGGACGAACCGTCCGGGACGTACGTCGACTTGGCCACGGACAGTGACCTGGATACGGCGATCCAGCGGAATTCCAAGCTCACACTATATGTTGGACTTGCATAG